A stretch of the Snodgrassella alvi genome encodes the following:
- a CDS encoding tyrosine-type recombinase/integrase, whose protein sequence is MQTESGKRIRRSTKTKNEKLAEEYHDKLKHELWRQERLGDKPKYLWDDAALRWLEEKEGVKKSIDADISRLRNLQQLRGVYLHEINRNMIMSIIKEKDCSNSTKNRYLSLIRAILNACVREWDMLDEQVYFKQFKEAKKRVRWLKPEEAARLLNCLPTYMALMAKFNLATGLRQHNIFSLKWDQIDFLRRTCQYYPDEMKSGEPFDLALNDTAMEVLVHQVGKHPKYVFLNTKHNPVLKLNYKLWYKALDKAQISDFRWHDLRHTWASWLVQNGVSLYELKEMGGWQSLEMVQKYAHLDNENLHTQAAKIDNLMTGTCQKNVKKMSKKCQKNVKTSKPMDYSLTSKGLDKVLNIM, encoded by the coding sequence ATCCAAACAGAAAGTGGAAAAAGAATTAGACGCTCGACTAAAACCAAAAATGAAAAACTTGCGGAGGAATATCACGACAAATTAAAGCATGAATTATGGCGACAAGAACGGCTAGGCGATAAGCCCAAGTATTTATGGGACGATGCTGCACTTAGATGGCTAGAAGAAAAGGAGGGAGTAAAAAAGAGTATTGACGCTGATATAAGTCGACTGAGGAATTTACAGCAACTACGTGGAGTATATTTACATGAAATAAACAGAAACATGATTATGTCGATAATCAAAGAGAAAGATTGTTCCAATAGCACTAAAAACAGGTATTTGTCGTTGATCAGAGCGATTTTAAATGCCTGCGTGCGTGAATGGGACATGTTAGATGAACAAGTTTATTTTAAGCAATTCAAGGAAGCCAAGAAGCGTGTTCGCTGGCTAAAGCCGGAAGAAGCGGCGAGGTTATTAAATTGCTTGCCGACCTATATGGCATTAATGGCAAAATTCAATTTAGCGACGGGTCTTAGGCAGCACAATATATTTAGTTTGAAATGGGATCAGATAGATTTTCTCAGACGAACGTGCCAGTACTATCCGGACGAGATGAAGTCGGGGGAGCCGTTTGATCTAGCATTGAACGACACTGCGATGGAGGTATTAGTACATCAAGTAGGCAAGCATCCGAAATATGTTTTTTTAAACACCAAACACAATCCTGTGTTAAAGCTGAATTACAAATTATGGTACAAGGCTTTAGACAAAGCGCAGATTAGTGACTTCCGCTGGCATGATTTGCGCCATACATGGGCTAGCTGGTTGGTACAGAACGGAGTATCGCTATATGAACTAAAAGAAATGGGAGGCTGGCAATCGTTAGAAATGGTGCAAAAGTACGCTCATCTGGACAATGAAAATTTGCACACGCAAGCAGCAAAGATTGACAACCTCATGACAGGTACATGTCAAAAAAATGTCAAAAAAATGTCAAAAAAATGTCAAAAAAATGTCAAAACCAGCAAACCAATGGATTATTCATTAACATCAAAAGGGCTGGATAAAGTATTGAATATAATGTAA
- a CDS encoding excisionase family DNA-binding protein codes for MEETFTCETAAVYCKCNAQTIRDAIQRGELRAAKIGRGYVIRRTRLDEYISNKEELTAQAVRNDRNQTCCLSTPMASGILISKQKVEKELDARLKPKMKNLRRNITTN; via the coding sequence ATGGAAGAAACCTTTACATGCGAAACGGCCGCTGTGTATTGCAAATGCAATGCGCAAACGATTAGAGATGCTATACAGCGCGGCGAATTAAGAGCAGCCAAAATTGGTAGAGGCTATGTTATTAGAAGAACGCGCCTTGACGAATACATTAGCAATAAAGAAGAATTGACCGCGCAGGCGGTTCGGAATGATAGGAACCAAACATGTTGTTTAAGCACCCCAATGGCTTCTGGTATATTGATATCCAAACAGAAAGTGGAAAAAGAATTAGACGCTCGACTAAAACCAAAAATGAAAAACTTGCGGAGGAATATCACGACAAATTAA